ACAAGTTGGTCAGACAATTCAGAACAACTTTTATGGAAACCTATTCCTGGTTGGTTCAGACCTTATAGAAAAGATATCGTTAGTAATACAATTTGTGCTGATTTGATTGATTATGTAGAACGAGATGGAAAACATACCGGAATAATTTCTTCAATTGATCTTAAATTTTTGGACAGAATGACAATTTCCCGAGCAATTCCTCAGTACGATGACCAGCCAGTTTTAAAAACAAAGTGGGAAAAGATACCGGCGTTTTGCGAGCATGTTGTTTTTGATATTTATGACCATAAAAGAGGATTTATCCGCGAGTCTGTAATAACGGAAATATTATCATGCTTACAGGCAAGGTATCAGTTGACTGAACGAGTTTATCATCATAGAGTTGTAGAAGGTGCAAGGGCAATGTTACAGGAAATCGCACGATTATTATGTAGCTCCAATGTTTTAACTATTCAGGACCTCCACACATGTAACTCTAATTATCCTAATATGCCCATTAGCGATGAAAGTTTTTTGGAATGGGTTATGGATGTCGATAAACGAATGGAAAAACATCCAAATGCCAAAGAAGCTATTATAAAAGCTGCGAAAATTGCAGAGCTACTCAAAAACCGTAGAATTTATCGCGAGGCCGTTATAATAGATGGTATCCATGGTTACGAAACTGGCTCGATGACTGGGTCAGATAGCAATTGTATTGCACTCGATAATGCCTTATTATCTAATGCTCAAGATGTAACACAACGAAGAGTAATAATGATGAATGCAATTTCAGATGAATTAAAAAATACCTATATTAAGGATGACGCTCTTGACTTTGATAATGAACCGCTTGCAACTATTGGAGCGCGAATTTATGGAAAGAAATATAAAGTGCCTCGAGTTTTAGTAGCGAAACCATTTTTTAATTCAGATAAAGAAATTCAACAATTAGATGTATCACCCTTATTCGCATGTCAAGACCCTCCTCATATAAAAACACAATTAGATGCAATGAGAGTCGCCTATAATAGTTTGTGGCGTGTATTTTTATTCATTCACCCGGCCTTTCATTGGAACAGAAAAGACGCAGAATCAAAAATCTATTTTGATATGCATAGTCGGATAGAGAAACTTTTTTTGGATTTTACAAATAATGAAACATTAATTAAGTGGCGAAACTCCATCGACTTTTCGCAATTGTTACCAACATTGCCCATTGATTATGTTGAATTTATAAAAATTAGTGTAATCAAGAGTGCGAATACACAAGAAGTAGACGAGTTGGTTTCTGATGCTGAATTAAGAGATTTATTGAAGGAAATTTTTGCAAAGGCACCAAATGATTCAAATAATATTCAACCATTAAAGGACAAGGATTTTGTTCTCTTTAAAGACCTAATTTCAAAGGACAAATCCTTAATTCAATATATATCCCTCCCAGGCAAAAAAGAGAAATTGATAAACGAAATGTCAACACCGCTTTTGCAAACAAATAAAAATGGAAATATACGAAGTATAGTAGACGGCTTTAAAATAGTAATGGCCACGGACAGCAATGGAGACATTTTTTCGCAAAAACTATGAGGCCCTATTCAAATTATCAAAAATGGATAATGAATAGGTTTAATAATCCCGAACCAAAACTGGCGTTAGAAAATCACTTAAATTATCTATTAAATGAAGTTAAGCAACTTAATTTTCCTATTAAACTATCGGCAGTCGCAAAAAAAATCGGGATTAATCCTAACCCTATTTATATAAATCAACCTTATGACGCAAGCCTCATTTTACATGATGATAAAGTTCGAATTGCTTTAAAAATCGGGGTTGATAATAAACGATCTTTAACAAGTTGGGAAAGATTCTCTTACGCCCATGAACTTATACATTGCCTGTCATATGATCTTTCTAGTATACCTAACAAAAGGATAGCCCCTCTACCTAATAAACTTGAGGAAGAGCATTTATGCAATTACGGGGCCATCAAACTGTTACTTCCTACAAAAGTACTTCAACGATATTTTCAAAATATAGTTTCAACCGGCACTTCGTACATGGAAACAATAAAGGAAATTGCTTCTGTATCAGAATGTAGTGTTCCGATGGTCACAATGGAGTTATTTAACGTAAACTTAATAAAACCAACTCCCAATACTATTTATATTTTATCTCAAAGGGGCAGTGGATATCAAAGAAAAGACATAGTAAAACCGCGTTGTCTCGTCAGTATTTACCTTGACGAGAATGGAAATAAACAGCCTTTTTTAGCAAGCCAACAAGGCTTACAGCACGTCCGCCTTAATGATGATGACAAAAAATGGTCATTGTTAAATTTCTTTGAACGCCATGAATTAAATCAAATAACTATTCAAAACGAAATAATATATAATGACAAAACGGGGATGAAAGCTACAATAAGTGGTACTCATACTAAGTTCACGGATAATTCATTAATTTGGTCTGAATTAAATGTTGAAAAATATTCGAACTAACCGCTTAACATTGTTAGGAGACGCTCAAGACAAAGTTTTCAATGGTTTCGTCAGTATGACTATTATCATTATTTACCTTCCAATCCCAGTTGTTGTTTTTCAACTCATTGCCAATGATCTTTCGAATGTATTGAGTAGGTAACAGTTCTGAATTCAATACTTTATGTTGTTTGAATTTTCCATCTCTAAAACTAAAAATTATAATATAATCATTGAACCGTTTTGCTTCGTTTACAATATCATTAATTCCCACTATTTCATCGAAATCCGCACCTGGTATATTTTGTAAGATGTTATTTATATGACGGTTATTAATAGGTAAAATATGTAAATGTGCATGAGTTGTAGAACACAACGAATGATTAACTTCATTAGAAAACGAACCATGCTCAAAA
The genomic region above belongs to Mucilaginibacter sp. KACC 22773 and contains:
- a CDS encoding HD domain-containing protein: MIINKAMLFKPVLEDIEFNETEAIVDPLYGSVQISSFEKRLINTPEFQRLRGIKQLGFVSLVYPAAEHSRFVHSIGVCYQAKKLIWQINENFKREKRYRSWRKSGKYGSTLPEIPLTDVEITTVEKIVISAAALLHDLPHSPFSHEIESPNSDPLYGILSHDKFDSNPVLFKYLFDTEHSTLANVIKIYNTKFWEILKADKKWFSIISKNFNDNFSITDDGFIKVTASSLISSENNHSMQKLPLLAVMIFELHLFEKPKHWINVENIFSNVDARSVITSWSDNSEQLLWKPIPGWFRPYRKDIVSNTICADLIDYVERDGKHTGIISSIDLKFLDRMTISRAIPQYDDQPVLKTKWEKIPAFCEHVVFDIYDHKRGFIRESVITEILSCLQARYQLTERVYHHRVVEGARAMLQEIARLLCSSNVLTIQDLHTCNSNYPNMPISDESFLEWVMDVDKRMEKHPNAKEAIIKAAKIAELLKNRRIYREAVIIDGIHGYETGSMTGSDSNCIALDNALLSNAQDVTQRRVIMMNAISDELKNTYIKDDALDFDNEPLATIGARIYGKKYKVPRVLVAKPFFNSDKEIQQLDVSPLFACQDPPHIKTQLDAMRVAYNSLWRVFLFIHPAFHWNRKDAESKIYFDMHSRIEKLFLDFTNNETLIKWRNSIDFSQLLPTLPIDYVEFIKISVIKSANTQEVDELVSDAELRDLLKEIFAKAPNDSNNIQPLKDKDFVLFKDLISKDKSLIQYISLPGKKEKLINEMSTPLLQTNKNGNIRSIVDGFKIVMATDSNGDIFSQKL
- a CDS encoding ImmA/IrrE family metallo-endopeptidase, with protein sequence MNRFNNPEPKLALENHLNYLLNEVKQLNFPIKLSAVAKKIGINPNPIYINQPYDASLILHDDKVRIALKIGVDNKRSLTSWERFSYAHELIHCLSYDLSSIPNKRIAPLPNKLEEEHLCNYGAIKLLLPTKVLQRYFQNIVSTGTSYMETIKEIASVSECSVPMVTMELFNVNLIKPTPNTIYILSQRGSGYQRKDIVKPRCLVSIYLDENGNKQPFLASQQGLQHVRLNDDDKKWSLLNFFERHELNQITIQNEIIYNDKTGMKATISGTHTKFTDNSLIWSELNVEKYSN
- a CDS encoding HIT domain-containing protein, translated to MTCSICNELLGLTQYNRFQQSNKFGLKNAFLYKDDHFCVIPSIGALENGHCLIVPTVHCNSLLNYVENLGKQQELHKLLIKMADRLVVDSNMTLLCFEHGSFSNEVNHSLCSTTHAHLHILPINNRHINNILQNIPGADFDEIVGINDIVNEAKRFNDYIIIFSFRDGKFKQHKVLNSELLPTQYIRKIIGNELKNNNWDWKVNNDNSHTDETIENFVLSVS